The Methylomarinum vadi genome has a window encoding:
- a CDS encoding TolC family protein, whose protein sequence is MGGFGFGRVYARIKAADAHAEADLAAYRQTVLNALEETENALVNYNRERLRRNALAAAEAASLQARKLAHLRYDEGVSDFLTVLDAEARLLQDQERLAQSETAVATSLVALYKALGGGWETLVDERQGQDETPDGKESRKDNAG, encoded by the coding sequence TTGGGCGGCTTTGGATTTGGCCGCGTCTACGCCCGTATCAAGGCCGCCGACGCTCATGCCGAAGCCGACCTTGCCGCTTATCGGCAAACGGTGCTGAACGCGCTGGAGGAAACCGAAAACGCACTGGTCAATTACAATCGGGAACGGCTTAGACGAAATGCTTTGGCGGCGGCAGAGGCCGCCAGTCTCCAGGCCAGGAAACTGGCACATCTGCGCTACGATGAGGGCGTCAGCGATTTTCTGACGGTTCTGGATGCCGAAGCGCGTTTACTGCAGGACCAAGAACGTCTGGCGCAAAGCGAAACCGCCGTGGCGACCTCGTTAGTCGCCTTGTATAAGGCGCTCGGCGGTGGTTGGGAAACGCTGGTCGACGAGCGGCAGGGACAGGATGAGACGCCGGACGGTAAGGAGAGTCGCAAAGACAATGCCGGTTGA
- a CDS encoding c-type cytochrome: MKKSIIAFVCGLLAWSGAHNVLAADIEAGKAAFETCRGCHSIPGYSNVYPTYYVPKIGGQRAEYVVAALKAYREQARPHGTMKANSYDLSDKTIENIAAYTEKSVGKQTKAVADGDPAKGKKLAASCTSCHTNKLKDGGNIPILAGQYGNYLVKVMKDYQTGKRNNPVMQSMLNGLSEEDLHDISAYFAYQTGLGAVE; the protein is encoded by the coding sequence ATGAAAAAATCAATTATCGCATTCGTTTGCGGCTTGCTGGCATGGTCTGGCGCTCACAATGTACTGGCTGCCGATATCGAAGCAGGAAAAGCGGCGTTCGAAACCTGCCGTGGTTGCCACAGCATTCCAGGCTATAGCAATGTTTATCCGACCTATTATGTGCCAAAAATCGGCGGTCAACGTGCCGAGTATGTGGTGGCGGCGTTAAAGGCGTACCGGGAACAAGCTCGTCCGCATGGCACGATGAAGGCCAATTCCTATGATTTGAGCGATAAAACGATTGAAAATATCGCCGCTTATACTGAAAAATCTGTCGGTAAACAAACGAAAGCGGTTGCCGACGGTGATCCTGCCAAGGGCAAGAAATTGGCGGCAAGCTGCACCAGCTGTCATACCAATAAGCTGAAAGATGGCGGTAATATTCCTATCCTGGCCGGCCAATACGGCAATTATTTAGTCAAGGTCATGAAGGATTACCAGACAGGTAAACGCAATAATCCGGTTATGCAATCGATGTTGAACGGTCTGTCCGAGGAAGACTTGCATGACATTTCCGCTTATTTTGCTTACCAAACCGGACTCGGCGCGGTTGAATAA